In the genome of Leptospira inadai serovar Lyme str. 10, one region contains:
- a CDS encoding PAS domain S-box protein, with protein sequence MKVHETRRSMPRLVNGLDFFQTLVEKSRDMICLHDINCIYLYANPRAQELTGYDPSELVNRNPYDFIHPEDREKIRRESHDLAKKGELPPLIDYRFLHKNGEYVWLQMVTQPIMDDSGKVKYLHTTTREITNQVSLTEKLKLEERFSLLMSELAHVGAWESDFQTGRIYWSSEVYRIFERDERKGIDKAIVYSYSHPDDLAIIADCNKRLGETGESYSLEHRIITESGKIKWLRSQGKAICVGGKITGIYGAIQDITLSKIVEEEIRLSERKFSLAFHNSGIGIFLLDKDGRFLEVNQSFSNLLGYLPEELWVKKFGDITFSEDVDTGLETFERVLRGEKESVQLVKRYVHKRGSLIWALVTSVAVRKDSGELMFVVAQVQDISRRRTLENILREKNSRLKSVGKNLRERLSQLEEFNQIVSHNIRSPIGNISTLVKFLEEAETEDEKKEFIEYLKQTASQLHSTLNELVEVIKIRQNVRVPSEQIAFDEIFAKVRSMFLGQIMEVGADIIVDFSKAPEIVYPRVYLESILLNLLSNALKYRSPKRKLIVTFKSYWQNSTLILEVADNGLGMDLNKYGNQIFKLHKTFHRNKEGKGLGLFMTKNQIESLGGEIRVESGPDRGAKFLVQLTKANEFWI encoded by the coding sequence ATGAAAGTGCATGAGACTCGTAGAAGTATGCCCCGACTTGTAAACGGTTTGGATTTCTTTCAAACCCTAGTCGAAAAAAGCCGGGACATGATATGCCTACATGACATAAACTGCATCTATCTTTATGCGAATCCGAGGGCTCAAGAACTAACCGGATACGATCCGAGCGAATTGGTAAATCGCAATCCTTATGATTTCATTCATCCTGAAGACCGGGAAAAAATCCGTCGCGAATCGCATGATCTCGCAAAGAAAGGAGAACTTCCTCCTTTAATCGATTATCGGTTTCTACATAAGAACGGCGAGTATGTTTGGCTACAGATGGTGACTCAGCCGATAATGGATGATTCAGGAAAAGTAAAATACCTTCATACAACGACGAGAGAAATAACGAATCAGGTATCTTTGACGGAAAAATTAAAATTAGAAGAGAGGTTCTCCCTTCTCATGAGCGAACTCGCTCATGTCGGAGCCTGGGAATCGGATTTTCAAACCGGAAGGATTTACTGGTCTTCGGAAGTATACCGGATATTCGAACGAGACGAACGAAAGGGTATCGATAAGGCAATCGTTTACTCGTATAGTCATCCCGACGATCTCGCTATCATAGCCGATTGCAATAAACGGTTGGGAGAAACGGGCGAGAGTTATTCGCTTGAACACAGAATTATAACCGAGTCCGGAAAGATTAAATGGTTAAGAAGTCAGGGAAAGGCGATTTGCGTCGGTGGTAAAATTACCGGAATCTACGGGGCGATTCAGGATATTACCCTCTCTAAAATAGTCGAAGAAGAGATCCGTCTGAGTGAAAGGAAGTTTTCATTAGCATTTCATAATTCAGGAATCGGCATTTTTTTGCTTGATAAGGACGGTAGATTTTTAGAGGTAAACCAATCTTTTTCAAACCTTCTGGGTTATTTACCCGAAGAATTGTGGGTAAAAAAATTCGGTGATATTACCTTTTCGGAAGATGTTGATACCGGCCTGGAAACGTTCGAGCGCGTATTACGCGGCGAGAAGGAATCGGTTCAATTGGTAAAAAGATATGTGCATAAGAGAGGTTCGTTGATTTGGGCCTTGGTCACCTCGGTCGCGGTTCGAAAAGATTCGGGAGAATTGATGTTCGTCGTCGCTCAGGTGCAGGATATTTCGCGTCGACGTACGCTCGAAAACATTCTTCGAGAAAAGAATTCTCGTTTGAAATCGGTAGGAAAGAATCTTAGGGAGAGACTCAGTCAGTTGGAGGAATTCAACCAGATTGTCTCGCATAATATTCGATCTCCTATTGGAAACATCTCGACGTTGGTGAAATTTCTCGAAGAGGCCGAAACCGAAGACGAGAAAAAGGAATTTATCGAATATCTTAAACAAACTGCAAGCCAGTTACATTCCACATTAAACGAATTGGTGGAAGTCATTAAAATTCGACAGAATGTAAGAGTCCCGTCGGAACAAATTGCCTTCGATGAAATTTTCGCAAAGGTGAGGTCCATGTTTCTGGGTCAAATTATGGAAGTCGGAGCCGATATCATCGTCGATTTCTCGAAGGCTCCCGAAATTGTATATCCGCGCGTCTATTTAGAGAGTATTCTTCTTAATCTATTATCTAATGCTTTGAAATATAGGTCGCCGAAAAGGAAATTAATCGTTACTTTTAAATCATATTGGCAAAACAGTACTTTGATTTTGGAAGTCGCAGATAACGGACTAGGAATGGATTTGAATAAGTACGGAAATCAAATCTTTAAGCTGCATAAAACTTTCCACAGAAATAAGGAAGGAAAGGGATTAGGATTATTTATGACCAAAAACCAAATCGAATCCCTCGGCGGCGAGATTCGGGTGGAAAGCGGTCCCGATAGAGGAGCGAAATTTCTCGTCCAACTTACGAAGGCAAATGAATTCTGGATTTAA
- a CDS encoding ferredoxin: MADKNDKVPENAAGKFYIDNTCVPCNDCLEEAPMLLKYTDDESKVYFHRQPQTPEEQICARKAKDICPVEAIGDDGE, from the coding sequence ATGGCCGATAAGAACGATAAAGTTCCTGAAAATGCAGCAGGAAAGTTTTACATCGATAACACCTGTGTACCATGTAACGATTGCCTGGAAGAAGCTCCCATGCTTTTAAAATATACGGACGACGAATCGAAGGTTTACTTTCATCGCCAACCGCAAACTCCGGAAGAACAAATTTGTGCACGCAAAGCTAAAGACATCTGCCCAGTCGAGGCCATCGGAGACGACGGAGAGTAA
- a CDS encoding FAD-dependent oxidoreductase, translated as MSGRIYEWKNLGGGPREIRAQVVVIGTGCGGATVAYELAKLGKQVILLEEGGYYHTGTFDNHELNMAGKVSAERNMATTADGTVNIVYGKNVGGASVHYWADSYRTPTDRLNLWHDKFGVLGHGPQDLEPHWKELDETLNVHPAKEEYFNRMNQLVRKASKDLGWQGSPVPQARKNCQKSGHCMQGCAFGAKQSQLITHIPRAMALGVDLYSDTKAVKLEFEGEKVIGLHAVVIDRPSQKDSEIKLHFKTDAVVVAAGGFGSSTFLLRNSLKKKLPTLGEFLAINPSPFVHALYKEPIIQWRNIPSAYGVEEFRLARFSDGEYKEGGYLIMANQLQPGALGALVPGFGREHFEIMKDLPHLGGTIGWIDDLDSELGRIEVKSSGKREVQYPFGEITKKILRDCIRKQVILNFKAGAKTVILPDLKRTTLASVEELSKINEIPLSPGSIAMAAPHPAGGCRMGLDPKNSVVDWKHKVHGLKNLFVSDSSVFPTAVSVDPSYTIMAFSKIAARHIDQALDSI; from the coding sequence ATGTCGGGTAGAATTTACGAGTGGAAGAATCTTGGAGGAGGACCCAGGGAGATTCGGGCCCAGGTCGTCGTGATCGGGACCGGCTGCGGCGGTGCAACCGTAGCATACGAACTCGCCAAGTTGGGCAAACAAGTGATTCTGCTTGAAGAAGGCGGGTATTATCACACCGGAACGTTTGATAATCACGAATTAAACATGGCCGGTAAAGTATCCGCCGAAAGAAATATGGCAACGACCGCGGATGGAACCGTTAATATCGTTTACGGAAAGAACGTAGGAGGCGCGTCGGTACACTACTGGGCCGACAGCTACAGAACGCCTACCGACAGATTGAATCTCTGGCATGATAAGTTCGGAGTACTGGGACACGGCCCGCAGGATTTGGAACCTCATTGGAAAGAGTTGGACGAGACGCTTAACGTTCATCCGGCAAAAGAAGAATATTTCAATCGGATGAACCAACTAGTTCGGAAAGCTTCGAAAGATTTAGGCTGGCAAGGCAGTCCCGTCCCGCAAGCTCGAAAAAATTGTCAAAAATCCGGCCATTGCATGCAGGGTTGCGCGTTCGGAGCCAAGCAAAGCCAGTTGATCACTCATATTCCGAGAGCGATGGCATTGGGAGTCGATCTTTACTCGGACACGAAAGCGGTTAAATTGGAATTCGAAGGCGAGAAGGTAATCGGTCTGCATGCGGTCGTTATCGATAGACCCTCGCAAAAAGACTCCGAAATTAAATTGCATTTTAAAACCGATGCGGTGGTCGTCGCGGCCGGCGGCTTCGGAAGCTCGACTTTCCTATTGCGAAATTCTTTGAAAAAAAAGCTTCCTACACTGGGCGAATTTTTGGCGATCAATCCTTCTCCATTCGTTCATGCATTATATAAAGAACCTATAATACAGTGGCGAAATATACCTTCGGCTTACGGGGTGGAGGAGTTCCGCCTAGCCAGATTTTCCGACGGGGAATATAAGGAAGGCGGATACTTAATTATGGCCAATCAGCTTCAACCCGGCGCGTTAGGAGCATTGGTGCCCGGTTTCGGCAGGGAACATTTCGAAATTATGAAAGATCTCCCGCATCTAGGCGGAACCATAGGATGGATAGACGATTTGGATTCCGAGCTGGGACGAATCGAAGTAAAATCGAGTGGAAAACGGGAAGTACAATACCCCTTTGGAGAAATTACGAAGAAGATTTTACGCGATTGTATTCGTAAACAGGTGATATTAAATTTTAAGGCAGGTGCTAAAACCGTGATCTTACCGGACCTTAAAAGAACCACATTGGCAAGTGTCGAAGAGCTATCTAAAATAAATGAGATCCCTCTATCACCCGGCTCGATCGCAATGGCCGCACCTCACCCTGCCGGCGGATGTCGGATGGGATTGGATCCTAAAAATTCAGTCGTGGATTGGAAGCACAAAGTTCACGGACTCAAAAATCTATTCGTGAGCGATTCAAGCGTGTTTCCTACCGCTGTTTCGGTCGATCCTAGTTATACGATTATGGCGTTTTCCAAAATTGCGGCGCGACATATCGATCAGGCGCTGGACTCGATTTGA
- a CDS encoding DUF2905 domain-containing protein, translating to MEPLGKTLLWIGAICLLLGIFFVFGSKIPFLSNFGNLPGDIRIERDNFQFYFPITTSILVSIILSAILYLWNRIAS from the coding sequence ATGGAACCGCTCGGTAAAACGTTACTTTGGATCGGAGCCATTTGTCTCCTTTTGGGTATTTTTTTCGTATTCGGTTCGAAGATCCCCTTTCTCTCGAATTTCGGTAATCTTCCGGGAGACATTCGCATCGAACGGGACAATTTCCAATTTTATTTTCCGATTACCACATCGATATTAGTAAGTATAATACTATCGGCGATTCTATATCTTTGGAATCGAATCGCCAGCTAA
- a CDS encoding pyridoxal phosphate-dependent aminotransferase, with product MRPDFRSKFSGRFEFESGENDLYLKVKELRDSGIEIVDLTVSNPTQVKITYPNEVILHSLSRLESLTYEPAPKGILSAREAVSKYYQERNIQVSPDDFFLTSSSSEAYSYILKLLCDPGDEVLIPAPGYPLFEFLTLLEGIKFRTYTLNSEANWEIDFESLERNLSSKTKLIFLVSPNNPTGSFLNDSEFSRLVDLSESRGIGLVLDEVFVDYLHDEGKTPGFKTNRVPLFTVNGISKILGLPQMKLSWIHVDGPEKWKVECMERLEIIADTFLSVNTPIQFALPELLEWRRMIQGQLSRRIRRNLQSLNGLISDSKRFLFRSPTAGWYAILRSHLLRNPDAYCLGLLESENTLVHSGSMFGFPDEEFVLVISLIPENELFEEGLSRILRFSN from the coding sequence ATGCGCCCTGACTTTCGTTCGAAATTTAGCGGCCGGTTCGAATTCGAAAGCGGCGAAAACGATCTTTACTTAAAAGTAAAAGAATTACGAGATTCAGGAATAGAAATCGTAGATCTCACGGTTTCAAATCCGACGCAAGTCAAGATCACCTATCCCAACGAAGTGATTTTACACTCATTATCGCGCTTAGAGTCGCTGACGTACGAGCCGGCACCGAAAGGAATTCTTTCCGCTAGAGAGGCGGTTTCAAAATACTATCAGGAAAGAAATATTCAAGTATCGCCCGACGATTTTTTCCTAACTTCTTCCTCTTCGGAAGCATATTCGTACATTCTAAAATTATTATGCGACCCGGGAGATGAAGTCCTAATTCCGGCACCGGGTTATCCGTTATTCGAATTTTTAACTCTGCTGGAAGGAATAAAATTCAGAACCTATACGTTAAATTCGGAAGCGAATTGGGAAATCGATTTCGAAAGTTTAGAAAGGAATCTTTCATCAAAGACCAAATTAATTTTCCTAGTATCTCCCAATAATCCGACCGGCTCGTTCTTAAACGACTCGGAGTTTTCGCGCCTTGTCGATCTTTCCGAATCGAGAGGAATCGGACTCGTATTGGACGAGGTATTCGTAGATTATCTTCATGATGAAGGAAAAACGCCGGGATTCAAAACGAATCGTGTTCCTTTGTTTACGGTAAACGGGATTTCTAAAATTCTCGGGCTCCCGCAAATGAAACTTTCCTGGATCCATGTAGACGGTCCCGAGAAATGGAAAGTAGAATGTATGGAACGGCTGGAAATCATCGCGGATACTTTTTTATCCGTTAATACGCCCATTCAATTTGCCTTACCCGAACTATTAGAATGGAGACGGATGATCCAAGGACAATTATCCAGGCGTATCCGTAGAAACCTTCAAAGTCTGAACGGATTAATTTCGGATTCGAAGAGATTCCTATTCCGATCGCCGACTGCCGGATGGTACGCGATATTAAGATCTCATTTATTACGGAATCCGGATGCCTATTGCCTAGGGCTATTAGAATCGGAAAATACTTTGGTCCACTCAGGCTCGATGTTCGGATTTCCCGATGAGGAATTCGTTTTGGTGATAAGCCTAATCCCCGAAAACGAACTTTTCGAGGAAGGGTTATCTAGAATCTTGCGATTTTCAAATTGA
- a CDS encoding 7TM diverse intracellular signaling domain-containing protein: MDQSVHSENITSRLEFMEVSDNAASPLSNIMELNWRKFGLSSLNFNFSDKVYLFRFKVRFRSPLKEDLFLVLRWKAHDLAELYIPKRVSPVQSTGDAFSKTNWPVQSVLYPTLRLQGNPGEEKEFFLKLKSLSMMSFPIELLDEVGLRNDLAIETGLFALSACFYLLMVFVAVVYYKTTGLKEFLFYAGYALCMGFSYNINFGNVYELFWPEGLRWSERINFFFFEIATIFFFQFIRKFLETKRRLPWLDKTLLGFLILSVGTIPLTFFSEALPLISRTSTILYGVAIPLILFAGVYLQKTGNGKLKLFLFSWFIYMILGYMSILYYFGVLSYSFFTVYAVPIVLPLDLVVLLYNIIQKHSENAEEKHNLSETLRDASNQPKYQRSKLSNIDVDASLNSLVSLMNSEKPYLAEKLQLQEVADRLRLTQHQLSELLNSRLGMNFAAYINSLRIDEAKLILESGSEKNILNIAFMVGFGSKTSFNVEFKKATGLTPKQYKESFPITNEFTNKHKI, from the coding sequence TTGGATCAGTCGGTTCATTCGGAAAACATAACGTCTCGATTGGAATTTATGGAAGTAAGCGATAATGCGGCTTCTCCCTTAAGTAACATTATGGAGCTGAACTGGAGAAAGTTCGGTCTCTCTTCTTTGAATTTCAATTTTTCTGATAAAGTATATCTATTTCGATTTAAAGTGAGATTCAGGAGTCCCTTAAAGGAAGATCTTTTTCTGGTGCTAAGATGGAAGGCCCATGATTTAGCGGAGCTTTATATCCCAAAGAGGGTATCTCCTGTCCAATCTACTGGTGATGCTTTTTCCAAAACAAATTGGCCCGTGCAAAGCGTTCTTTATCCGACCCTCCGTCTTCAGGGAAACCCGGGCGAGGAAAAAGAATTCTTCTTAAAACTAAAGTCATTGTCCATGATGTCTTTTCCTATAGAACTCTTGGATGAGGTAGGTCTGCGAAACGATCTGGCGATAGAAACGGGATTATTTGCCCTATCGGCCTGTTTTTATTTACTAATGGTGTTTGTAGCGGTCGTTTATTATAAAACGACCGGCCTGAAAGAGTTTCTATTTTACGCCGGTTACGCGTTGTGCATGGGTTTTTCCTATAATATTAATTTTGGAAACGTCTACGAATTATTTTGGCCCGAAGGACTTCGCTGGTCGGAGCGGATTAATTTTTTCTTCTTTGAAATCGCGACAATATTCTTTTTTCAATTTATTCGTAAGTTTTTGGAAACGAAACGAAGACTGCCTTGGTTGGATAAAACGTTATTAGGTTTTTTGATTTTATCCGTAGGGACGATTCCTTTGACTTTTTTTTCGGAGGCCCTTCCTTTAATATCTAGAACGAGCACGATTTTGTACGGGGTCGCGATTCCTTTGATTCTTTTTGCCGGCGTTTATCTGCAAAAAACGGGGAATGGTAAGTTGAAACTTTTTTTATTCTCCTGGTTTATTTATATGATTCTAGGGTATATGAGTATTTTATATTATTTTGGAGTATTGAGCTATAGCTTTTTTACGGTCTATGCGGTTCCTATAGTTCTTCCGTTGGATTTGGTCGTTTTATTATATAACATAATTCAAAAGCATTCCGAAAACGCGGAAGAAAAGCATAACCTTTCGGAAACATTACGCGACGCCTCGAATCAACCTAAATATCAGCGTTCTAAACTTTCAAACATCGATGTCGACGCATCATTAAACTCTCTTGTTTCTCTTATGAATTCGGAAAAACCGTATTTAGCGGAGAAGTTACAACTACAGGAAGTGGCGGATCGCTTGCGGCTTACGCAACATCAACTATCCGAGCTCTTAAATTCAAGATTAGGAATGAATTTTGCGGCTTATATTAATTCCCTTCGAATAGACGAAGCGAAGCTTATTTTGGAATCCGGCTCCGAAAAGAATATTTTGAATATAGCATTTATGGTAGGTTTCGGTTCCAAAACTTCGTTCAATGTTGAGTTTAAAAAAGCGACGGGATTAACGCCGAAACAGTATAAAGAATCTTTTCCGATTACGAATGAATTTACAAATAAGCATAAGATTTAG
- a CDS encoding M14 family zinc carboxypeptidase, which yields MLRGLKKLNRYEKRLLRIAKLGGKLAKLRQVGFSRRTSEGFRFPIYCLELGTEQGLAKHPVGITAAVHGLETIGIQILLDFLEYIIHPGSNGYLPEFKKGKLGLIVIPIVNPGGVAAKSRSNPGGVDLMRNSGIDAVKPLPFFGGQKLSNKLPYFRGHGLEPESRILFRTMYEKFFGVPDAVMPVLDLHSGFGTVDNVWWPYAYTKEPCPDTPIYRKLTAHLRENCGHIHFSYGPQSESYTTHGDLWDKFYDHYKEVHSDKKEWGAKFLPLTLEVGTWSDIKEEPMKLFSKKGIFRPAEQNKRETLTRYRGFLRDFIRIGLSQPKDWI from the coding sequence TTGCTCAGAGGACTCAAAAAATTAAATCGCTATGAAAAACGATTATTAAGAATTGCTAAACTAGGCGGAAAACTTGCAAAGCTCAGACAGGTCGGATTTTCTCGAAGGACTTCCGAGGGGTTTCGATTTCCGATCTATTGTCTCGAGTTAGGTACCGAACAAGGACTAGCGAAACACCCGGTCGGAATTACGGCGGCCGTTCACGGTTTAGAGACGATCGGGATCCAGATTCTTTTGGATTTTTTGGAATATATCATTCATCCCGGATCTAACGGTTACCTGCCGGAGTTTAAAAAAGGAAAATTAGGTTTAATCGTTATTCCGATAGTAAATCCCGGCGGTGTAGCGGCAAAATCCCGTTCGAATCCCGGCGGTGTCGATCTGATGAGGAATTCGGGGATAGATGCGGTAAAACCTCTACCGTTCTTCGGTGGTCAGAAATTATCCAATAAGCTCCCGTACTTTCGAGGACACGGACTGGAACCCGAATCTCGAATTCTTTTTCGAACAATGTACGAAAAATTTTTCGGAGTCCCTGATGCAGTCATGCCGGTCTTGGATTTGCATTCGGGCTTCGGAACCGTAGACAATGTTTGGTGGCCTTATGCGTATACGAAGGAACCGTGTCCGGATACGCCTATTTATCGGAAACTAACCGCTCATCTTCGGGAGAATTGCGGGCATATTCATTTCTCCTATGGCCCGCAAAGTGAAAGCTACACGACTCATGGAGATCTATGGGATAAGTTTTACGATCATTATAAAGAAGTGCACTCCGATAAAAAAGAATGGGGGGCCAAATTTTTACCCTTAACCTTGGAAGTGGGAACTTGGTCGGATATCAAAGAAGAGCCCATGAAGCTATTTTCTAAGAAAGGTATTTTCCGGCCTGCCGAACAAAATAAGCGAGAAACATTAACGCGATATAGAGGATTCCTCCGAGATTTTATTCGAATCGGCTTATCACAGCCTAAGGATTGGATTTAA
- a CDS encoding OmpA/MotB family protein: protein MIRRTRFPRYRRKEEPEENGDRWLLTYADMITLLLGLFIILYSISQVDQNKLKQVADLVRSGFGLGESFFDGSAVNLEDDALLQPRTQLYRFWERISYALKKMREKTKLMIGMNETEEIRIQVFTPALGEGDEFHPDEDTDFTFKKIAEVTQGMDVDLILRVQIPYSDQTANQGFRSIWEYNAHRATLVAEVLSEKYGIPKDRISVQAFNGFKKIGKSENASPEMKASQERIEILIRKRDKEE, encoded by the coding sequence ATGATTCGAAGGACCAGGTTTCCCCGATATAGGAGAAAAGAAGAGCCGGAAGAAAACGGCGATCGGTGGCTTTTGACCTACGCGGATATGATTACTCTTCTTTTGGGTTTATTCATTATTCTTTATTCGATTTCTCAGGTGGACCAAAATAAGCTCAAGCAGGTCGCCGACCTTGTGCGGAGCGGATTCGGTCTAGGGGAATCTTTTTTTGACGGGTCGGCAGTGAACCTGGAAGATGACGCGCTTTTGCAGCCTAGAACTCAGTTGTATCGATTTTGGGAAAGGATCTCTTACGCATTAAAAAAAATGCGGGAAAAAACGAAGTTAATGATAGGGATGAACGAAACCGAAGAAATTCGGATCCAAGTCTTTACACCTGCGTTAGGAGAAGGCGATGAGTTTCATCCGGATGAGGATACCGATTTTACCTTTAAAAAGATCGCCGAAGTAACGCAAGGTATGGATGTGGATTTGATTTTAAGAGTTCAAATTCCGTATTCCGATCAAACCGCAAATCAAGGCTTTCGTAGTATATGGGAATACAACGCTCATAGGGCGACTTTAGTTGCGGAAGTCCTGTCCGAGAAATACGGGATTCCGAAAGATCGGATTTCAGTGCAAGCTTTCAACGGTTTCAAAAAAATCGGTAAGAGCGAAAACGCTTCGCCAGAAATGAAAGCTTCCCAGGAAAGGATCGAGATCTTGATTCGAAAAAGAGATAAGGAAGAATGA
- a CDS encoding FFLEELY motif protein, which produces MGNFEENKQRHAKTEIVRSQVERFRKFYADYFHLEETIPMVEYFFETIYNLEGKEAWMNLALDTYQKVKGMMKETTRSNLETLIELNNLTDRLDGEMAKLLLARGWDGKKLNREEYDDLYRAFGHKQERIKQLEIVLHNLRTFYELAHRPIAAYLIRPARFMASLLGVSLLFDSVEQAYNAVLPVSPEIFSSFIEKVEERETQYLNSAFGSETTRESAI; this is translated from the coding sequence GTGGGGAATTTCGAAGAAAACAAACAAAGGCACGCAAAGACCGAAATCGTGCGTTCTCAAGTGGAAAGATTTCGTAAGTTTTACGCGGATTATTTTCATTTGGAAGAAACGATTCCGATGGTGGAATATTTTTTCGAAACGATTTATAATTTAGAAGGAAAAGAAGCATGGATGAATCTCGCCTTAGACACTTATCAAAAAGTGAAAGGCATGATGAAAGAGACGACTCGTTCCAATTTGGAAACTCTTATCGAACTGAATAACTTGACCGACCGGTTGGATGGGGAAATGGCCAAATTACTTTTGGCCAGAGGATGGGACGGAAAAAAATTGAATCGGGAGGAATACGACGATTTGTATCGAGCATTCGGGCATAAGCAAGAACGAATCAAACAACTCGAGATCGTTCTTCACAACCTTCGGACTTTTTACGAGTTGGCGCATCGTCCTATCGCCGCATACTTGATCCGTCCCGCTAGATTTATGGCATCCTTGCTCGGAGTTTCCCTACTTTTCGATTCCGTTGAGCAAGCTTATAACGCGGTACTTCCCGTTTCGCCGGAAATATTTAGTTCTTTTATCGAAAAAGTGGAGGAGAGAGAGACTCAATACTTAAACTCCGCCTTCGGATCGGAAACCACTCGGGAGTCCGCGATATGA
- a CDS encoding LIC13341 family surface-exposed protein: protein MNSSRFFLSLDRILIFSILFAFLISCNSKTPSDSKIISLALSGDEEKHPEVVLKKVGNLDEDPELESFAIVRNGTEEILTIFKKDKDDWRLIFELPFSLLNIGPMHYESKGLSWKPGEDEKAKGSGFVIKRILMEELPGDEFNSLFLEVLSEEPPIGLFSVPFVIRKGVKVLDGLASLKDHEFLVKSKRADFAYNKEEKNITVFPGNRTYAQNFNFNGWEMVPDIANVAAPGLLSVEAPTEWKKGESGEVVVWFKNRGSYAGTTYISLSFPQAGKLEIDSGKEGVRMYSIGSSIYSAEGKYINAKVPLLEITKEGWGRNHRYGVRFKYTPEVDGVPYILFRSTSKAYRETVQIPTQASSVKTELDQQGYRSYPLSLITRGKSK, encoded by the coding sequence ATGAATTCTTCCCGTTTCTTTCTTTCACTCGATCGTATTCTTATTTTTTCCATCCTATTCGCATTTCTGATTTCATGTAATTCCAAAACACCTTCGGATTCCAAAATTATTTCGCTGGCGCTTTCGGGGGACGAAGAGAAGCATCCCGAAGTCGTGTTAAAAAAAGTCGGAAATTTGGACGAAGATCCTGAACTTGAATCTTTTGCCATAGTTCGAAATGGAACCGAGGAGATTCTTACGATTTTTAAAAAAGACAAAGATGACTGGCGGCTTATATTCGAATTACCGTTCAGTCTTCTGAATATCGGCCCGATGCATTATGAATCAAAAGGGTTATCTTGGAAACCCGGAGAAGATGAAAAAGCGAAAGGATCGGGTTTTGTAATTAAGCGAATCCTAATGGAAGAATTGCCGGGAGACGAATTTAATTCCCTCTTTTTAGAAGTATTAAGCGAAGAGCCTCCGATAGGCCTTTTTTCCGTTCCTTTTGTCATTAGGAAGGGAGTTAAAGTTCTGGATGGTTTGGCTTCATTAAAAGATCACGAATTTTTAGTTAAGTCCAAAAGAGCCGATTTCGCTTATAATAAGGAAGAAAAGAATATCACCGTTTTTCCGGGCAACAGAACGTACGCGCAAAATTTCAACTTTAACGGCTGGGAAATGGTCCCCGATATCGCCAACGTCGCCGCTCCTGGATTGTTAAGCGTCGAAGCGCCGACCGAGTGGAAAAAAGGCGAGTCGGGAGAGGTAGTCGTTTGGTTTAAGAACCGAGGTTCGTACGCGGGAACTACTTATATTAGTCTTTCTTTTCCTCAAGCCGGAAAACTTGAAATCGATTCCGGAAAGGAAGGAGTTAGAATGTACTCGATCGGCAGCAGTATATATTCTGCGGAAGGCAAATATATAAATGCAAAAGTTCCGCTTTTAGAAATCACTAAAGAAGGCTGGGGGCGAAATCACAGATATGGTGTTCGTTTTAAATATACGCCCGAGGTCGACGGAGTTCCGTACATTCTATTTCGCTCCACGTCGAAAGCATATCGCGAAACCGTTCAAATTCCGACACAAGCTAGTTCGGTTAAGACCGAGCTTGACCAACAAGGGTATCGCAGTTATCCTCTTTCTTTGATCACTAGAGGAAAATCGAAGTAG